One Cellulomonas sp. NS3 genomic region harbors:
- a CDS encoding LPXTG cell wall anchor domain-containing protein has translation MIRRKVLIVAAAAALVLAPSAAFGYGAQDYTNKGTVSDSTPAAGESFAVTVQGPANAPVTLTVTSNPASLPDSAITIAGTKSLTKTTNASGTAVFTVTLAQAGAYTLVAADAASGAVLSTQSLTVAGAAAGAARGALPTTGSDALPLGLGAGALVLAGAGAVVVAKRRRGVTAA, from the coding sequence ATGATTCGCCGTAAGGTCCTGATCGTCGCGGCAGCCGCCGCCCTCGTCCTCGCTCCGTCCGCCGCGTTCGGCTACGGCGCGCAGGACTACACCAACAAGGGCACGGTGTCCGACTCGACGCCGGCCGCCGGCGAGAGCTTCGCCGTCACCGTGCAGGGCCCGGCCAACGCGCCGGTCACCCTCACGGTCACGTCGAACCCGGCGTCGCTGCCCGACTCCGCGATCACCATCGCGGGCACCAAGTCGCTCACGAAGACGACCAACGCCTCGGGCACGGCCGTCTTCACGGTGACGCTCGCGCAGGCGGGCGCGTACACGCTCGTCGCTGCCGACGCCGCCTCGGGTGCCGTCCTCAGCACGCAGTCGCTCACGGTCGCCGGTGCTGCTGCCGGTGCAGCGCGCGGCGCGCTCCCGACGACCGGTTCGGACGCGCTGCCGCTCGGCCTCGGTGCCGGTGCGCTCGTGCTCGCCGGTGCGGGCGCGGTCGTCGTCGCCAAGCGTCGCCGCGGGGTCACCGCCGCCTGA
- a CDS encoding polysaccharide biosynthesis tyrosine autokinase, with the protein MELQDYLTILRKRWVSIVILAALAVAGAVAASLLATPMYRATTQVFVSVQGGGSSTSELLQGSSFTRQQVTSYTLLATSPLVLGPVIDDMGIDARAEELAKRVTADSPLNTSLINISATDENPAIAAALADAIADEFTDVISDIETPAAGGPSAVKISVVRDASAPTAPASPNTKLNLALGLLVGLALGVGIAILREVLDTRVRGEADVAKVTSTSVIGTIGYDEDAPQHPLIVQSSPHSHRAEAFRRLRTNLQFLDIADRPQSIVVTSSLPGEGKSTTTINTAISLADAGSRVALIDADLRRPSVARYMGLEGGVGLTTVLIGKAAVEDVIQPWGNGYLHVLPSGQIPPNPSELLGSQAMANLLDNLTKTYDIVLVDTAPLLPVTDAAILSKLTGGAVLVVGANKLNRNQLAESIGALETVGARILGVVVNQQVRKQGDAYTYYDYASHTSTGEPVTAPAGRRGSRALRRTAKEPLPTRPAASRQPISQSQQRGEGIAGLWPGEPLSQSQPQGEQRTPR; encoded by the coding sequence GTGGAGCTGCAGGACTACCTGACCATTCTGCGCAAGCGATGGGTGTCGATCGTCATTCTCGCTGCGCTGGCGGTCGCTGGTGCGGTCGCGGCCTCGCTGCTCGCGACGCCGATGTACCGGGCCACGACGCAGGTGTTCGTGTCCGTGCAGGGCGGTGGCTCCTCGACGAGCGAGCTGCTTCAAGGCTCAAGCTTCACTCGGCAACAGGTCACCTCGTACACGCTGCTCGCGACCAGCCCGCTCGTGCTCGGCCCGGTCATCGACGACATGGGCATCGACGCGCGGGCCGAGGAGCTCGCCAAGCGCGTGACCGCCGACTCCCCCTTGAACACCTCGCTCATCAACATCTCGGCGACGGACGAGAACCCGGCGATCGCCGCGGCGCTTGCGGACGCGATCGCAGACGAGTTCACCGACGTGATCTCCGACATCGAGACGCCGGCGGCCGGCGGCCCGTCGGCCGTCAAGATCTCGGTGGTGCGCGACGCGTCCGCCCCGACGGCCCCTGCCTCCCCGAACACCAAGCTCAACCTCGCTCTCGGCCTCCTCGTCGGCCTCGCGCTCGGCGTCGGCATCGCGATCCTCCGCGAGGTGCTCGACACCCGCGTGCGCGGCGAGGCGGACGTCGCCAAGGTCACCTCGACCTCGGTCATCGGCACCATCGGCTACGACGAGGACGCGCCGCAGCACCCGCTGATCGTGCAGAGCAGCCCGCACAGCCACCGTGCCGAGGCGTTCCGCCGGCTGCGCACCAACCTGCAGTTCCTCGACATCGCCGACCGCCCACAGTCGATCGTCGTCACCTCATCGCTGCCCGGCGAGGGCAAGTCGACCACGACGATCAACACTGCGATCAGCCTCGCGGACGCCGGCTCCCGCGTGGCCCTGATCGATGCCGACCTGCGTCGTCCGTCCGTCGCGCGCTACATGGGCCTCGAGGGCGGCGTCGGCCTGACCACGGTCCTCATCGGCAAGGCGGCCGTCGAGGACGTCATCCAGCCGTGGGGCAACGGGTACCTGCACGTCCTGCCGTCGGGCCAGATCCCGCCGAACCCGTCCGAGCTGCTCGGCTCGCAGGCCATGGCCAACCTGCTCGACAATCTGACGAAGACCTACGACATCGTGCTCGTCGACACCGCCCCCTTGCTCCCGGTCACCGACGCCGCCATCCTGTCCAAGCTCACGGGTGGCGCTGTGCTGGTGGTCGGCGCCAACAAGCTGAACCGCAACCAGCTCGCGGAGTCGATCGGCGCGCTCGAGACGGTCGGCGCCCGGATACTCGGCGTCGTCGTGAACCAGCAGGTCCGCAAGCAGGGCGACGCCTACACCTACTACGACTACGCGTCCCACACGTCGACGGGCGAGCCCGTCACGGCGCCGGCAGGCCGCCGTGGCAGCCGCGCGCTGCGTCGGACCGCAAAGGAGCCACTGCCGACGCGGCCCGCCGCGAGCCGTCAGCCGATCAGCCAGTCGCAGCAGCGCGGCGAGGGCATCGCGGGCCTGTGGCCGGGCGAGCCGCTGAGCCAGTCACAGCCGCAGGGTGAGCAGCGTACGCCGCGCTGA
- a CDS encoding sugar transferase, with translation MRRRRSGGLSMTVRTPRVGEFQLPAQRGAPEVERRSLGAQLASPGWSGAYARRLLLTDALAVLTAVAVAYVVRFSATGVTTVSGEFSPSYLTVSLVLLAAWLGVLVTGRTRDRRVVGTGPDEYSRVFGVTWRLFAAVAVIAYLLRMEIGRGYLAIAAPLGLALLLSSRFAWRQWLHRRRDAGEYQAGVLIIGHRPTVAHLIETLHRNPRAGYGVVGVCVASGEVGYSETVLGVPVLGSMEQAAEIAERVGADAVAVSGADAITSETVRQLGWDLEGKGIDLALTLSLTDVAGPRVLMQPVSGLPLMYVDEPRFSGPKYAVKTAFDWLGALLLTVVLSPVLAVLALLVRTSGSGPVFFTQERVGRDGRTFRMIKFRSMETGAQERLAEVLALEGVESVGMFYKPKNDPRVTPVGRVLRKYSLDELPQLINVLRGEMSLVGPRPQIDSEVALYDRRATRRLLVKPGLTGLWQVSGRSDLSVEDGIRMDVYYVENWSLFGDLLILARTVREIITPGGAY, from the coding sequence ATGCGACGAAGACGGTCGGGGGGCTTGTCGATGACGGTACGCACGCCGAGGGTTGGAGAATTCCAGCTCCCAGCGCAGCGAGGCGCGCCCGAGGTAGAGCGTCGCAGCCTCGGCGCCCAACTGGCTTCCCCCGGCTGGTCCGGGGCCTACGCCCGGCGCCTGCTCCTCACTGACGCTCTCGCCGTGCTGACCGCTGTCGCGGTCGCCTACGTCGTGCGCTTCTCGGCGACCGGTGTCACGACAGTGTCAGGGGAGTTCTCGCCCAGCTATCTGACGGTCTCGCTCGTGCTCCTCGCTGCCTGGCTCGGGGTGCTCGTCACGGGCCGCACGCGGGACCGGCGTGTGGTCGGGACGGGGCCCGACGAGTACTCGCGCGTGTTCGGTGTGACGTGGCGCCTCTTTGCCGCAGTCGCCGTCATCGCGTACCTGCTCCGGATGGAAATCGGGCGCGGCTACCTGGCGATCGCCGCGCCGCTCGGCCTCGCGTTGCTGCTGTCGAGCCGCTTCGCCTGGCGCCAGTGGTTGCACCGGCGGCGAGACGCAGGGGAGTACCAGGCCGGCGTCCTCATCATCGGGCACCGCCCGACGGTCGCCCACCTCATCGAGACGCTGCACCGCAACCCCCGCGCCGGCTACGGCGTCGTCGGCGTGTGCGTCGCGAGCGGCGAGGTCGGCTACAGCGAGACGGTGCTAGGCGTCCCGGTGCTCGGCTCGATGGAGCAGGCCGCCGAGATCGCCGAGCGGGTCGGCGCCGACGCTGTCGCCGTCTCCGGCGCGGACGCGATCACGTCCGAGACCGTGCGCCAGCTCGGGTGGGACCTCGAGGGCAAGGGGATCGACCTCGCGTTGACCCTCTCGCTCACCGACGTGGCGGGGCCGCGCGTCCTCATGCAGCCCGTCAGCGGGCTGCCCCTCATGTACGTCGACGAGCCGAGGTTCAGCGGGCCCAAGTACGCCGTGAAGACGGCGTTCGACTGGCTCGGCGCGCTCCTCCTGACCGTGGTGCTCTCGCCCGTCCTCGCGGTGCTGGCCCTGCTGGTCAGGACGAGCGGCAGCGGTCCGGTGTTCTTCACGCAGGAGCGCGTCGGCCGCGACGGCCGTACGTTCCGGATGATCAAGTTCCGCTCGATGGAGACGGGTGCGCAGGAGCGCCTCGCCGAGGTGCTGGCGCTCGAGGGCGTCGAGTCCGTCGGGATGTTCTACAAGCCCAAGAACGACCCGCGGGTCACGCCGGTCGGGCGCGTCCTGCGCAAGTATTCGCTCGACGAGCTGCCACAGCTGATCAACGTGCTGCGCGGCGAGATGAGCCTCGTCGGCCCCCGACCCCAGATCGACTCAGAGGTCGCGCTGTACGACCGGCGCGCCACCCGGCGCCTGCTCGTGAAGCCGGGGCTGACCGGGCTCTGGCAGGTCTCCGGTCGCTCGGACCTCTCGGTCGAGGACGGCATCCGGATGGACGTGTACTACGTCGAGAACTGGAGCCTGTTCGGGGACCTCCTCATCCTGGCGCGGACGGTGCGAGAGATCATCACGCCCGGAGGGGCATATTGA
- a CDS encoding DapH/DapD/GlmU-related protein, whose protein sequence is MSDLTVSRRLADFTGRGYEKGRGRLVQAAWMLVSGTVFTRWWCPARVRVVILRAFGAEVGTGVLVRHRVRVHWPWKLSIGNDTWIGEGSWILNLEPVTIGSDVCVSQSVLLCTGSHDRRSPTFEFDNAPIWIDDGAWLAARSTVLRGTRVGRGAVVGAGALVTRDVPPFATALAPRAVISEPAPQSTPQRPAPGTEAAC, encoded by the coding sequence ATGAGCGACTTGACGGTCTCGAGGAGACTCGCTGACTTCACGGGGCGCGGGTACGAGAAGGGCCGGGGCAGGCTCGTGCAGGCGGCTTGGATGCTGGTGTCCGGGACCGTCTTCACCCGTTGGTGGTGCCCGGCACGGGTGCGCGTGGTGATCCTGCGGGCGTTCGGTGCCGAGGTCGGCACCGGGGTACTCGTGCGGCACCGGGTTCGGGTCCACTGGCCGTGGAAGCTGTCGATAGGCAACGACACCTGGATCGGCGAAGGGTCGTGGATCCTCAACTTGGAGCCCGTGACGATCGGCTCGGACGTCTGCGTCTCGCAGTCGGTGCTGCTCTGCACCGGGAGCCACGACCGGAGGTCGCCGACGTTCGAGTTCGACAACGCTCCGATCTGGATCGACGACGGCGCCTGGCTCGCGGCGCGCTCGACCGTGCTGCGCGGGACACGGGTCGGGCGTGGCGCCGTGGTGGGGGCCGGGGCGCTCGTCACGCGCGACGTCCCCCCGTTCGCGACGGCGCTGGCGCCTCGCGCCGTCATCTCCGAGCCCGCGCCGCAGTCGACGCCCCAGCGCCCGGCACCGGGCACGGAAGCGGCGTGCTGA
- a CDS encoding glycosyltransferase family 4 protein produces MSASHALEGAPVGADVSGLGVCIVGMHYAPETTGNAPYTTAMANALHAAGADVHVITGVPHYPQWAVLDDRYRRGLSWQEELDGVRVHRYRHAVPSTPDLLGRSRMELSFGALAAAAVARDRSDVIIAVTPMLSGLTAAVIGRHGRPVGVLVQDLTGNGATQSGAAGRTVARAVGSAEYALLRQADRVGVIAPRFAEILVGEGIRRERIADLPNFTHIEPQRISRGAAREALGWPRSRALALHTGNIGMKQGLETVVEAARLSSQSADPVDFMIVGDGNQRARLEDLGSGIDALHFVDPLDAANYPYALAAADVLVLNERPGMVEMSLPSKLTSYVASQRPIVAAVEPTSITAEVLRHSGAAHIVAAGDPAGLLRATREVIGDPQLRARLVNAGMQLLESTYSAARAYERYRAFAASLGELTASRRSGDRC; encoded by the coding sequence TTGAGCGCGTCTCACGCGCTGGAGGGTGCGCCTGTCGGGGCTGACGTCTCGGGCCTCGGTGTCTGCATCGTCGGGATGCACTACGCGCCCGAGACGACCGGCAACGCGCCGTACACCACGGCGATGGCCAACGCGCTCCACGCCGCCGGAGCGGACGTCCACGTCATCACGGGCGTGCCCCACTACCCGCAGTGGGCGGTGCTGGACGACCGTTACCGGAGGGGGCTCTCGTGGCAGGAGGAGCTCGACGGCGTCCGCGTGCACCGATACCGCCACGCCGTCCCCTCGACGCCGGATCTCCTTGGTCGTTCGCGGATGGAGCTCAGCTTCGGTGCGCTCGCCGCGGCCGCCGTCGCGCGCGACCGGTCGGACGTGATCATCGCCGTGACACCTATGCTCTCCGGCCTGACCGCCGCGGTGATCGGGCGGCACGGCCGGCCGGTTGGCGTGCTCGTGCAGGACCTGACCGGCAACGGCGCCACGCAGTCCGGTGCAGCGGGCAGGACCGTGGCTCGGGCGGTCGGGTCGGCGGAGTACGCGCTGCTCCGGCAGGCGGACCGGGTCGGTGTCATCGCCCCGCGGTTCGCCGAGATCCTCGTCGGCGAGGGGATCCGGCGCGAACGCATCGCCGATCTGCCCAACTTCACGCACATCGAGCCGCAGCGCATCTCCCGTGGCGCTGCGAGGGAGGCGTTGGGGTGGCCGCGCTCGCGCGCCCTCGCTCTCCACACAGGCAACATCGGCATGAAGCAAGGGCTCGAGACGGTGGTGGAGGCGGCGCGCCTCTCGTCGCAGAGCGCGGATCCTGTGGACTTCATGATCGTGGGTGACGGCAACCAGCGCGCGCGCCTGGAAGACCTCGGATCGGGGATCGACGCGTTGCACTTCGTGGACCCCCTCGACGCGGCGAACTACCCGTACGCGCTCGCGGCGGCCGACGTGCTGGTCCTCAACGAGCGACCCGGGATGGTGGAGATGTCGCTCCCGAGCAAGTTGACCTCCTACGTCGCCTCGCAGCGGCCGATCGTCGCCGCCGTGGAGCCGACCAGCATCACTGCCGAGGTGCTGCGGCACTCCGGAGCCGCGCACATCGTCGCCGCCGGAGATCCCGCGGGGCTCCTGCGCGCCACACGCGAGGTCATCGGTGATCCTCAGCTGCGTGCGCGACTCGTGAACGCCGGGATGCAGCTGCTCGAATCGACCTACAGCGCCGCGCGTGCGTACGAGCGATACCGCGCATTCGCCGCGAGCCTCGGTGAGCTCACGGCCAGCAGGCGGAGCGGCGACCGGTGCTGA
- a CDS encoding DUF4012 domain-containing protein: protein MTEPAEGAPWVTPDATGPSRRAPARHGRRPRRRRGPVVALVLTVLVLGVVAAAASLAYDAVRARDALELARDDVRTLQDRVVAGDVAGAGAVLPQLQERARTAYERTHGPLWGVAAALPRVGADVEAVRTLSAVVDGLAADALPALMQATTVVDPASLAPVDGRLDVAPIAAVAPQVVAADAAVQDARAALDAVDTSELVGLVADAVVQLRGQVTDVALTTATAARAVQLLPPLLGADGPRDYLLLVQNNAEPRATGGIPGTVVHLRAEGGAVSLVQQRSGGSLSGLAEPVLPLTPAEDALFGPLLATDMRDVTFTPDFPRSAALAREIWLREVGGTVDGVLSIDPGALAHVLRATGPVEVGAGLTLTADNAVETLLSTVYLEIEDPERQDELFAATAGAVFGAVVAGQGEAPAVIDALAQGAREGRVMFWSARPEEQARLAGTVLSGELRGSAGGSGVVGVYLNDGTEAKLGYYVDLDVSGTATACAPDGSQTLQVTVRLTSAAPADAADLPDYVTGGGAVVPPGQLRTNVLLYAPEGGRIESSRVNSAEAGAFAQVHDGLGMESRTFTLEPGQTVTVDLDVRTGPGHSGNATLRHTPTARQNGPVIIPSAC from the coding sequence GTGACGGAACCAGCGGAGGGCGCGCCGTGGGTGACCCCGGACGCGACCGGCCCGAGCCGCCGCGCGCCGGCCCGCCACGGTCGCCGTCCGCGCCGCCGACGCGGGCCCGTCGTCGCGCTCGTGCTCACGGTGCTCGTGCTCGGCGTCGTGGCCGCGGCGGCGTCGCTCGCGTACGACGCGGTCCGCGCCCGGGACGCCCTCGAGCTCGCCCGCGACGACGTCCGCACGCTCCAGGACCGGGTCGTCGCGGGCGACGTCGCGGGTGCCGGCGCGGTCCTGCCGCAGCTCCAGGAGCGGGCCCGCACCGCCTACGAGCGCACGCACGGCCCGCTGTGGGGCGTCGCCGCGGCGCTGCCCCGGGTCGGTGCCGACGTCGAGGCGGTCCGCACGCTCAGCGCCGTCGTCGACGGGCTCGCCGCGGACGCGCTGCCGGCGTTGATGCAGGCCACGACGGTCGTGGACCCCGCCTCGCTGGCCCCGGTCGACGGTCGCCTCGACGTCGCGCCGATCGCCGCCGTCGCGCCGCAGGTCGTCGCCGCCGACGCCGCGGTGCAGGACGCGCGGGCGGCGCTGGACGCCGTCGACACCTCCGAGCTCGTGGGCCTCGTCGCCGACGCGGTGGTGCAGCTCCGCGGGCAGGTCACGGACGTCGCGCTGACGACCGCGACCGCCGCCCGCGCCGTGCAGCTGCTCCCGCCGCTGCTCGGCGCCGACGGGCCCCGCGACTACCTGCTGCTCGTGCAGAACAACGCCGAGCCGCGTGCCACCGGCGGGATCCCCGGGACCGTCGTGCACCTGCGCGCCGAGGGCGGCGCGGTGAGCCTCGTCCAGCAGCGCAGCGGCGGTTCGCTCTCCGGCCTCGCCGAGCCCGTGCTGCCCCTGACGCCCGCCGAGGACGCGCTGTTCGGCCCGCTGCTCGCGACCGACATGCGCGACGTCACCTTCACCCCCGACTTCCCCCGATCGGCCGCACTCGCGCGCGAGATCTGGCTGCGCGAGGTCGGCGGCACCGTGGACGGCGTGCTGTCGATCGACCCGGGCGCCCTCGCGCACGTGCTCCGGGCGACCGGGCCGGTCGAGGTCGGGGCCGGCCTCACGCTCACCGCGGACAACGCCGTCGAGACGCTCCTGAGCACGGTCTACCTCGAGATCGAGGACCCCGAGCGGCAGGACGAGCTCTTCGCGGCGACCGCCGGGGCCGTGTTCGGCGCCGTCGTGGCCGGGCAGGGGGAGGCGCCCGCCGTGATCGACGCGCTCGCGCAGGGGGCGCGCGAGGGCCGCGTGATGTTCTGGTCCGCGCGCCCCGAGGAGCAGGCCCGGCTCGCGGGGACCGTGCTCTCGGGCGAGCTGCGCGGGAGCGCCGGCGGGTCCGGCGTCGTCGGGGTGTACCTCAACGACGGGACCGAGGCGAAGCTGGGCTACTACGTCGACCTCGACGTCAGCGGGACCGCCACGGCCTGCGCGCCCGACGGGTCCCAGACGCTCCAGGTCACCGTGCGGCTCACCTCCGCGGCGCCCGCCGACGCGGCCGACCTGCCCGACTACGTCACGGGCGGCGGTGCGGTGGTCCCGCCCGGGCAGCTACGGACCAACGTGCTGCTCTACGCGCCCGAGGGTGGCCGCATCGAGTCGAGCCGGGTGAATTCGGCCGAGGCCGGCGCGTTCGCCCAGGTGCACGACGGGCTCGGGATGGAAAGCCGGACATTCACCCTCGAACCCGGGCAGACCGTCACCGTGGACCTGGACGTGCGAACAGGTCCCGGGCATTCGGGAAATGCGACATTACGGCACACTCCGACCGCGCGGCAGAACGGCCCGGTAATCATTCCTTCCGCATGCTGA
- a CDS encoding lipopolysaccharide biosynthesis protein, giving the protein MSARASGRALRERSLASQAVTMAGASAVAQVVNALIFVAVARASSPADFGVVVAVLGVATAAAGAIDFGSNTLWIRELAAQRMPVEAYEKRLAAKLAAGLAAAVLVTACLLASGADRRWLMGAPVALALVFEQACLVRLAAAAQGQRVALALVVDKLVAGSVLAAVLVGGHRPADWLWLCLALGTAAGGSVALVLTRHGGTRPRLRLARVNPWRGARSYGLYGLAVSAQSLDVAVMGGIGGSSAAGLYGAVNRWTQPMGLLAASFASASIPFVARARSGQEALEAVRRAAWLPLSAVLGCIVVAAAAPGLVDVVLGDSYEGAAVVLQLLAGAALVSVLNQPLAAFLQARGQEVGVARGMVVVVAVQLGLLAVLVPRLGVVGAGVASVTAQVGLLVVLLSSFARLHREGAPVSLGADALADDAAAPAVTTSRVAR; this is encoded by the coding sequence ATGAGCGCCCGGGCGTCGGGGCGCGCTCTGCGCGAGCGGAGCCTGGCGAGCCAGGCGGTCACCATGGCGGGTGCGTCGGCTGTGGCCCAGGTGGTGAACGCCTTGATCTTCGTGGCTGTCGCTCGCGCGTCGTCGCCAGCGGATTTCGGTGTGGTCGTCGCCGTGCTCGGCGTCGCCACGGCGGCGGCAGGCGCGATCGACTTCGGGTCCAACACGCTGTGGATCCGTGAGCTGGCCGCACAGCGCATGCCCGTCGAGGCGTACGAGAAGCGGCTGGCGGCCAAGCTGGCCGCCGGTCTGGCGGCTGCGGTGCTCGTGACCGCATGCCTCCTCGCGTCCGGTGCCGACCGACGTTGGCTCATGGGGGCGCCGGTCGCGCTGGCGCTCGTGTTCGAGCAGGCGTGCCTGGTTCGGCTGGCGGCCGCCGCGCAGGGCCAGCGCGTCGCTCTCGCCCTGGTGGTGGACAAGCTTGTCGCGGGCTCGGTCCTTGCCGCGGTGCTCGTGGGAGGCCACCGGCCCGCCGACTGGCTGTGGCTGTGCCTGGCGCTCGGCACGGCCGCGGGCGGTTCCGTCGCGCTCGTCCTCACGCGTCACGGGGGGACTCGCCCGAGGCTGCGGCTGGCTCGGGTCAACCCGTGGCGCGGTGCCCGGTCCTACGGCCTCTACGGGCTGGCCGTGAGCGCGCAGAGCCTCGACGTCGCAGTGATGGGCGGGATCGGCGGCTCCAGTGCCGCGGGGCTCTACGGAGCCGTCAACCGGTGGACGCAACCGATGGGACTGCTCGCGGCCTCGTTCGCGAGCGCCTCGATCCCGTTCGTCGCACGAGCGCGATCGGGACAGGAGGCGCTCGAGGCGGTTCGCAGGGCGGCTTGGCTGCCGCTCTCCGCGGTCCTCGGCTGCATCGTGGTCGCGGCGGCCGCCCCCGGCCTCGTCGATGTGGTGCTCGGAGACTCGTACGAGGGAGCCGCCGTCGTCCTGCAGCTGCTCGCCGGCGCCGCGCTGGTCTCAGTCCTCAACCAGCCGCTCGCGGCCTTCCTGCAGGCCCGGGGTCAGGAGGTCGGCGTCGCGCGTGGGATGGTCGTCGTGGTGGCGGTCCAGCTGGGTCTGCTCGCCGTGCTGGTCCCGCGCCTCGGTGTGGTCGGAGCAGGGGTGGCGTCGGTAACGGCACAGGTGGGGCTGCTCGTCGTGCTCCTGAGCTCCTTCGCCCGCCTGCACCGCGAGGGGGCGCCCGTGTCACTGGGCGCCGACGCCCTGGCGGACGACGCGGCGGCCCCGGCGGTCACCACCTCGAGGGTGGCCCGGTGA
- a CDS encoding glycosyltransferase yields MLSEPARRQVTVIAHDSTDARVLRRLRGLQAAGVDVLCLSFRRSRGGRAHTLPVRNLDLGVTHDARYGHRLWAMARGMVTIWHARRLIATTQRFYAVNADSAILALAARRLSGSRAPLAVEIADVQRPMLGRSARAVVLRALERVVLRRSDLLVTSSPGFVRHYFGPVQGRDSDVFLLENKVHPDPGFPSPADDPAGTGPWVVGWYGAFACERSWRIVRDLAVQLDGVAEFHLHGFPTFTDGDTFRREIEAARGVSYIGAYTSPEDLPSVYGQSDFAWAIDFRDPEHNSRWCLPNRLYESAAAGVPVLAVRSTETGAWVEAHGSGRTFGERLEAELLEFLRTVTIDDWRAMRRAVAAVPRESVYGAGDYEALLARLVP; encoded by the coding sequence GTGCTGAGCGAACCCGCGCGCCGCCAGGTCACCGTCATCGCGCACGACTCGACCGACGCTCGCGTGCTCCGGCGGCTGCGTGGGCTGCAGGCTGCAGGTGTCGACGTGCTGTGCTTGAGCTTCCGCCGAAGCCGCGGTGGGCGAGCGCACACGCTGCCGGTGCGCAACCTCGACCTCGGTGTCACGCACGACGCCCGGTACGGTCATCGGCTCTGGGCCATGGCAAGGGGCATGGTGACGATCTGGCACGCCCGGAGGCTCATCGCCACTACGCAGCGGTTCTACGCGGTCAATGCCGACAGCGCGATCCTGGCGCTCGCCGCGCGACGCCTCTCCGGGTCTAGAGCGCCTCTGGCGGTCGAGATCGCCGACGTGCAGCGCCCGATGCTGGGTCGGTCCGCGAGGGCCGTCGTGCTGCGCGCGCTCGAGCGCGTCGTGCTGAGGCGCTCCGACCTCCTCGTGACCAGCTCGCCAGGCTTCGTGCGCCACTACTTCGGTCCCGTCCAGGGACGCGACAGCGACGTGTTCCTCCTCGAGAACAAGGTCCACCCCGACCCGGGGTTCCCCTCACCGGCGGACGACCCCGCGGGGACGGGACCCTGGGTGGTCGGGTGGTACGGGGCTTTCGCATGTGAGCGGTCGTGGCGGATCGTCCGGGATCTCGCCGTGCAGCTCGACGGGGTCGCAGAGTTTCACCTGCACGGCTTCCCGACGTTCACGGACGGCGACACCTTCCGCCGCGAGATCGAAGCAGCGCGGGGGGTCAGCTACATAGGGGCATACACGAGCCCGGAGGACCTGCCGTCGGTCTACGGACAGTCCGACTTCGCGTGGGCCATCGACTTCCGTGACCCCGAGCACAACTCCCGGTGGTGCCTCCCGAACCGCCTGTACGAGAGCGCCGCCGCCGGAGTTCCCGTCCTCGCGGTCCGCTCGACGGAGACCGGTGCCTGGGTAGAAGCGCACGGCAGCGGGCGGACCTTCGGCGAGCGGCTCGAGGCGGAGCTTCTCGAGTTCTTGCGCACGGTGACGATCGACGACTGGCGCGCCATGAGACGAGCGGTCGCGGCGGTGCCGCGGGAGTCGGTGTACGGCGCCGGCGACTACGAAGCACTCCTCGCACGGCTGGTCCCGTGA
- a CDS encoding low molecular weight phosphatase family protein: MTTPDAPRPFHVLAVCTGNICRSPAVERLLATGLGAPWPVGRTLHGPAAGPDGAVVSSAGTGAVVGAPVSPLMVDLLHGAGVDAGGFAARQLTPDIVRSADLVLALTRRHRSAVVELFPGAVRRTFTLRELARLAALVDRAQLPAGPGVGDRLRALVPLAAAQRGQVTADPGADDVVDPYGHSAEVFRRSWDELAPAVTTLVQVVRG; this comes from the coding sequence GTGACGACCCCTGACGCGCCCCGGCCGTTCCACGTCCTCGCCGTGTGCACGGGCAACATCTGCCGCTCCCCCGCGGTCGAGCGGCTGCTCGCGACGGGGCTCGGTGCGCCGTGGCCGGTCGGCCGCACCCTGCACGGGCCCGCCGCCGGCCCGGACGGCGCCGTGGTGTCGTCCGCCGGCACGGGCGCGGTCGTCGGGGCCCCCGTGAGCCCGCTCATGGTGGACCTGCTGCACGGCGCCGGCGTCGACGCCGGGGGGTTCGCCGCGCGCCAGCTGACGCCGGACATCGTGCGCTCGGCCGACCTCGTGCTCGCGCTCACGCGCCGGCACCGCTCGGCCGTCGTCGAGCTGTTCCCCGGTGCGGTGCGCCGCACGTTCACGCTGCGCGAGCTTGCGCGGCTCGCGGCCCTCGTGGACCGTGCCCAGCTCCCGGCCGGCCCCGGGGTCGGCGACCGCCTGCGCGCGCTGGTGCCGCTCGCGGCCGCCCAGCGCGGGCAAGTCACGGCCGACCCGGGCGCGGACGACGTCGTGGACCCCTACGGCCACAGCGCCGAGGTGTTCCGGCGGTCCTGGGACGAGCTGGCGCCCGCGGTCACGACGCTGGTGCAGGTCGTCCGCGGCTGA